Proteins encoded within one genomic window of Equus caballus isolate H_3958 breed thoroughbred chromosome 20, TB-T2T, whole genome shotgun sequence:
- the RING1 gene encoding E3 ubiquitin-protein ligase RING1 isoform X1 — protein sequence MTTPANAQNASKTWELSLYELHRTPQEAIMDGTEIAVSPRSLHSELMCPICLDMLKNTMTTKECLHRFCSDCIVTALRSGNKECPTCRKKLVSKRSLRPDPNFDALISKIYPSREEYEAHQDRVLIRLSRLHNQQALSSSIEEGLRMQAMHRAQRVRRPMPGSDQTTTMSGGEGEPGEGEGDGEDVSSDSAPDSAPGPAPKRPRGGGAGGSSVGTGGGGTGGVGGGAGSEDSGDRGGTLGGGTLGPPSPPGAPSPPEPGGEIELVFRPHPLLVEKGEYCQTRYVKTTGNATVDHLSKYLALRIALERRQQQEAGEPGGPGGGASDAGGPEGGGGEGGGAGGGDGPEEPALPSLEGVSEKQYTIYIAPGGGAFTTLNGSLTLELVNEKFWKVSRPLELCYAPTKDPK from the exons ATGACGACGCCGGCGAATGCCCAGAATGCCAGCAAAACGTGGGAACTGAGTCTGTATGAGCTCCATCGGACTCCGCAG GAAGCCATCATGGATGGCACAGAGATTGCAGTTTCCCCTCGGTCGCTGCATTCAGAACTCATGTGCCCCATCTGCCTGGACATGCTGAAGAATACGATGACCACCAAGGAGTGCCTCCACCGATTCTGCTCTGACTGCATTGTCACAGCCCTGCGGAGCGG gaaCAAGGAGTGCCCTACTTGCCGCAAGAAGCTGGTATCCAAGCGATCTCTGCGGCCAGACCCCAACTTCGATGCCCTGATCTCTAAGATCTATCCCAGCCGGGAGGAATACGAGGCCCACCAAGACCGGGTGCTCATCCGCCTCAGCCGCCTGCACAACCAGCAGGCACTGAGCTCCAGCATCGAGGAGGGGCTGCGCATGCAGGCCATGCACAG GGCCCAGCGTGTGAGGCGGCCGATGCCTGGGTCAGATCAGACCACCACGATGAGTGGGGGGGAAGGAGagcctggggagggagaaggggatggCGAGGATGTGAGCTCAGACTCCGCCCCTGActctgccccaggccctgctcccaAGCGACCCCGTGGAGGGGGCGCAGGGGGGAGCAGTGTAGGGACAGGGGGAGGTGGCActggtggggtgggtgggggtgccGGTTCTGAAGACTCTGGTGACCGGGGAGGGACTCTGGGAgggggaaccctgggccccccAAGCCCTCCTGGGGCTCCTAGCCCCCCGGAGCCAGGTGGAGAAATTGAGCTCGTGTTCCGGCCCCACCCCCTGCTCGTGGAGAAGGGAGAATACTGCCAGACTAG GTATGTGAAGACAACTGGCAATGCCACAGTGGACCATCTTTCCAAATACTTGGCCCTGCGCATCGCCCTCGAGCGGAGACAGCAGCAAGAGGCGGGGGAACCAGGAGGGCCTGGAGGGGGCGCCTCCGATGCTGGGGGACCTgaggggggtggtggggagggtgggggtgccGGAGGAGGTGACGGCCCCGAGGAGCCTGCCTTGCCCAGTCTGGAGGGTGTCAGCGAAAAGCAGTACACCATCTACATCGCCCCTGGGGGCGGAGCTTTCACG ACACTGAATGGCTCGCTGACCCTGGAGCTGGTGAATGAGAAGTTCTGGAAGGTGTCCCGGCCGCTGGAGCTCTGCTATGCTCCCACCAAGGATCCAAAGTGA
- the RING1 gene encoding E3 ubiquitin-protein ligase RING1 isoform X2 produces MDGTEIAVSPRSLHSELMCPICLDMLKNTMTTKECLHRFCSDCIVTALRSGNKECPTCRKKLVSKRSLRPDPNFDALISKIYPSREEYEAHQDRVLIRLSRLHNQQALSSSIEEGLRMQAMHRAQRVRRPMPGSDQTTTMSGGEGEPGEGEGDGEDVSSDSAPDSAPGPAPKRPRGGGAGGSSVGTGGGGTGGVGGGAGSEDSGDRGGTLGGGTLGPPSPPGAPSPPEPGGEIELVFRPHPLLVEKGEYCQTRYVKTTGNATVDHLSKYLALRIALERRQQQEAGEPGGPGGGASDAGGPEGGGGEGGGAGGGDGPEEPALPSLEGVSEKQYTIYIAPGGGAFTTLNGSLTLELVNEKFWKVSRPLELCYAPTKDPK; encoded by the exons ATGGATGGCACAGAGATTGCAGTTTCCCCTCGGTCGCTGCATTCAGAACTCATGTGCCCCATCTGCCTGGACATGCTGAAGAATACGATGACCACCAAGGAGTGCCTCCACCGATTCTGCTCTGACTGCATTGTCACAGCCCTGCGGAGCGG gaaCAAGGAGTGCCCTACTTGCCGCAAGAAGCTGGTATCCAAGCGATCTCTGCGGCCAGACCCCAACTTCGATGCCCTGATCTCTAAGATCTATCCCAGCCGGGAGGAATACGAGGCCCACCAAGACCGGGTGCTCATCCGCCTCAGCCGCCTGCACAACCAGCAGGCACTGAGCTCCAGCATCGAGGAGGGGCTGCGCATGCAGGCCATGCACAG GGCCCAGCGTGTGAGGCGGCCGATGCCTGGGTCAGATCAGACCACCACGATGAGTGGGGGGGAAGGAGagcctggggagggagaaggggatggCGAGGATGTGAGCTCAGACTCCGCCCCTGActctgccccaggccctgctcccaAGCGACCCCGTGGAGGGGGCGCAGGGGGGAGCAGTGTAGGGACAGGGGGAGGTGGCActggtggggtgggtgggggtgccGGTTCTGAAGACTCTGGTGACCGGGGAGGGACTCTGGGAgggggaaccctgggccccccAAGCCCTCCTGGGGCTCCTAGCCCCCCGGAGCCAGGTGGAGAAATTGAGCTCGTGTTCCGGCCCCACCCCCTGCTCGTGGAGAAGGGAGAATACTGCCAGACTAG GTATGTGAAGACAACTGGCAATGCCACAGTGGACCATCTTTCCAAATACTTGGCCCTGCGCATCGCCCTCGAGCGGAGACAGCAGCAAGAGGCGGGGGAACCAGGAGGGCCTGGAGGGGGCGCCTCCGATGCTGGGGGACCTgaggggggtggtggggagggtgggggtgccGGAGGAGGTGACGGCCCCGAGGAGCCTGCCTTGCCCAGTCTGGAGGGTGTCAGCGAAAAGCAGTACACCATCTACATCGCCCCTGGGGGCGGAGCTTTCACG ACACTGAATGGCTCGCTGACCCTGGAGCTGGTGAATGAGAAGTTCTGGAAGGTGTCCCGGCCGCTGGAGCTCTGCTATGCTCCCACCAAGGATCCAAAGTGA